The following are from one region of the Salvia hispanica cultivar TCC Black 2014 chromosome 1, UniMelb_Shisp_WGS_1.0, whole genome shotgun sequence genome:
- the LOC125204267 gene encoding probable inactive receptor kinase At1g48480 encodes MDQFSIRHLLLLTAAALLFHSAAPDIASDRAALIALRSAVGGRVLLWNLSSPTPCSWSGVNCSPDNSSVVELHFPGMGLSGELPPKTFSNMTNLQTLSLRYNALSGPLPPDLFTSLSSLRNLYLQHNFFTGEVPQTLFDLTSLVRVNLAENDFSGPISTGFSNLTRLGTLYLQGNNFSGPIPDLNIPSLVQFNVSNNNLTGSIPKGLSKQPKTSFLGNSLCGDPLNSCGNSKSKKKLSGGAIAGIVIGCIIAFFVILLLIFCLCRVLARKKSRSKDEPVANARGVEAPPPRKSAESGGGGFFAAAIGGGAKEKEVVEGDLGVGGKKGLVFFGKTGWNIELDDLLRASAEVLGKGTFGTAYKAVLETGLAVAVKRLRDVTMPEKEFRKKMEEIGSMDHLYLVPLRAYYYNGEEKLLVYEYMPMGSLSALLHGNKGASRTPLNWEARAAIALGAAKGVSYLHSQGPTISHGNIKSSNILLTKSYEPRVSDFGLAQLAGPAATPNRLAGYRAPEVTDPHRVSQKADVYSFGVLLLELLTGKAPTHTLVNEEGVDLPRWVQSVVREEWTAEVFDLELLRYQNVEEDMVQLLQLAVDCTAQYPDKRPSMDEVVVKIEELCRPNEDFVEEEES; translated from the exons ATGGATCAATTCAGCATACGCCACCTCCTCCTATTGACGGCGGCGGCGCTCCTTTTCCATTCCGCCGCGCCTGACATCGCCTCCGACCGCGCCGCCCTAATCGCGCTCCGATCCGCCGTCGGCGGCCGCGTCCTCCTATGGAACCTCTCCAGCCCCACCCCCTGCTCCTGGTCCGGCGTCAACTGCTCCCCGGACAATTCCTCCGTTGTCGAGCTCCATTTCCCCGGGATGGGGCTCTCCGGCGAGCTTCCGCCCAAAACCTTCTCCAACATGACCAATTTGCAGACGCTCAGCCTGCGTTACAACGCCCTCTCCGGTCCGCTGCCGCCGGACCTCTTcacttctctctcctctctccgcAATCTCTATTTGCAGCACAATTTCTTCACCGGCGAAGTTCCGCAAACCCTATTTGATCTCACCTCGCTAGTGAGAGTCAATTTAGCAGAGAACGATTTCTCCGGCCCGATTTCGACGGGTTTTAGCAATTTGACCCGATTAGGCACGCTCTATTTGCAGGGCAACAATTTCTCCGGTCCGATCCCTGACTTGAATATACCGAGCTTAGTTCAATTCAATGTATCGAATAATAACCTAACTGGCTCGATTCCGAAGGGGCTTTCGAAACAGCCTAAAACCTCGTTTCTCGGCAATTCACTCTGCGGCGATCCTCTGAATTCCTGCGGAAATTCGAAATCGAAGAAGAAGCTCTCCGGCGGCGCGATTGCTGGCATAGTAATCGGCTGCATAATCGCGTTTTTCGTGATCTTACTGCTCATTTTCTGCTTGTGCAGAGTGCTAGCTAGGAAGAAATCGAGATCCAAGGACGAGCCGGTGGCGAATGCGAGGGGAGTGGAGGCTCCTCCGCCTCGGAAATCGGCGGAAAGCGGCGGCGGAGGCTTTTTTGCAGCGGCGATTGGGGGTGGGGCGAAGGAGAAAGAGGTGGTGGAAGGTGATTTGGGCGTCGGTGGGAAGAAGGGGCTGGTTTTCTTTGGGAAAACAGGGTGGAATATTGAATTGGACGATCTGTTGAGGGCTTCGGCTGAGGTTTTGGGGAAGGGGACGTTCGGGACGGCGTACAAGGCGGTGCTGGAGACGGGGCTGGCGGTGGCGGTGAAGCGGCTGAGGGACGTGACCATGCCGGAGAAGGAGTTCAGGAAGAAGATGGAGGAGATTGGGAGCATGGATCATCTATATTTGGTGCCATTGAGGGCTTATTACTACAATGGAGAGGAGAAGCTTCTTGTTTATGAGTACATGCCAATGGGAAGCTTATCTGCCTTATTACATG GAAACAAGGGAGCGAGCAGGACTCCGTTGAACTGGGAGGCGAGGGCGGCCATTGCTCTAGGCGCTGCTAAGGGAGTTTCATACCTACACTCTCAAGGACCAACCATCTCCCATGGCAACATCAAGTCATCAAACATTCTCCTCACTAAATCATACGAACCCCGTGTCTCCGACTTTGGTCTTGCTCAGCTCGCGGGCCCTGCTGCCACTCCCAACCGCCTTGCCGGCTACAGGGCACCGGAGGTCACAGATCCCCACCGAGTCTCCCAAAAGGCTGACGTCTACAGCTTTGGCGTGTTGCTGTTGGAGCTGCTGACGGGCAAGGCTCCAACTCACACATTGGTGAACGAAGAGGGCGTTGACCTCCCGCGGTGGGTCCAGTCCGTGGTCCGGGAGGAGTGGACGGCCGAGGTGTTCGACCTTGAGCTCCTCCGGTACCAGAATGTCGAGGAGGACATGGTGCAGCTCTTGCAGCTGGCCGTGGACTGCACCGCGCAGTACCCCGACAAGCGCCCTTCGATGGACGAGGTTGTCGTGAAGATCGAGGAGCTGTGCCGTCCGAACGAGGATTtcgtggaggaggaggagtcgTGA
- the LOC125204285 gene encoding ADP-ribosylation factor-like protein 8c isoform X1, whose translation MGLWDSLLNWLRSLFYKQEMELSLVGLQNAGKTSLVNAIATGGYTEDSIPTVGFNMRKVTKGNVTIKLWDLGGQRRFRSMWERYCRGVTAIVYVVDAADRDSIPITRSELHDLLKKPTLAGIPLLVLGNKIDKSEALTEQPLIEQLGLNTIADREVCCYMISCKETVNIDIVMEWLIKHSKTVK comes from the exons ATGGGCTTGTGGGATTCTCTGCTCAACTGGTTAAGAAG TTTATTCTACAAACAGGAAATGGAACTCTCTCTTGTAGGCCTTCAAAATGCAGGGAAGACCTCACTTGTCAATGCCATCGCT ACAGGAGGCTATACCGAGGATTCAATTCCAACT GTGGGGTTTAATATGCGGAAAGTCACTAAAGGAAATGTCACTATAAAACTTTGGGACTTGGGCGGGCAGAGGAGATTTCGTTCCATGTGGGAGCGCTATTGCCGTGGTGTCACAGCCATAGT ATATGTAGTTGATGCTGCTGATCGAGACAGCATCCCCATTACACGAAGTGAATTACACGATCTGTTGAAGAAACCTACACTAGCCGGGATTCCTTTGCTCGTGCTTGGCAACAAGATCGATAAGTCAGAAGCTCTTACAGAGCAACCGCTGATTGAGCAGCT GGGATTGAACACAATCGCGGATAGAGAAGTGTGCTGCTATATGATATCTTGCAAGGAGACTGTGAACATAGATATTGTGATGGAGTGGCTTATCAAACACTCTAAAACAGTAAAATGA
- the LOC125204285 gene encoding ADP-ribosylation factor-like protein 8c isoform X2: MELSLVGLQNAGKTSLVNAIATGGYTEDSIPTVGFNMRKVTKGNVTIKLWDLGGQRRFRSMWERYCRGVTAIVYVVDAADRDSIPITRSELHDLLKKPTLAGIPLLVLGNKIDKSEALTEQPLIEQLGLNTIADREVCCYMISCKETVNIDIVMEWLIKHSKTVK, encoded by the exons ATGGAACTCTCTCTTGTAGGCCTTCAAAATGCAGGGAAGACCTCACTTGTCAATGCCATCGCT ACAGGAGGCTATACCGAGGATTCAATTCCAACT GTGGGGTTTAATATGCGGAAAGTCACTAAAGGAAATGTCACTATAAAACTTTGGGACTTGGGCGGGCAGAGGAGATTTCGTTCCATGTGGGAGCGCTATTGCCGTGGTGTCACAGCCATAGT ATATGTAGTTGATGCTGCTGATCGAGACAGCATCCCCATTACACGAAGTGAATTACACGATCTGTTGAAGAAACCTACACTAGCCGGGATTCCTTTGCTCGTGCTTGGCAACAAGATCGATAAGTCAGAAGCTCTTACAGAGCAACCGCTGATTGAGCAGCT GGGATTGAACACAATCGCGGATAGAGAAGTGTGCTGCTATATGATATCTTGCAAGGAGACTGTGAACATAGATATTGTGATGGAGTGGCTTATCAAACACTCTAAAACAGTAAAATGA
- the LOC125204276 gene encoding plasmodesmata-located protein 7 — MEKPSFQLQIITIFFFIPAAFASDSFIYGGCSQIKYAAGSQFEANLNSLLTSLVNSATYSAYNKFKIMGSAPQDVVYGLYQCRADLAMPDCATCVAQAVSHLGPLCPQACGAAVQLDGCFAKYDNVSFLGAEDKAVVAKKCGPSDGFDADQMARRDAMLDGLSRAGGPFRVGGSADVQGVAQCVGDLSNGQCQDCLTEALRQLKAECGGAVFGDMFLGKCYARYSTNGAHAYNTQPNHDHSIAHSDSEKTFAIVLGLLAGVALLIIFLTFLRRISNRNGK, encoded by the exons ATGGAAAAACCTTCTTTCCAACTCCAAATCATaaccattttcttcttcattccgGCCGCCTTCGCTTCCGACTCCTTCATCTACGGGGGGTGCTCGCAGATAAAATACGCCGCGGGCTCCCAATTCGAGGCCAACCTCAACTCCCTCCTCACCTCTCTAGTGAACTCAGCCACCTACTCCGCCTACAACAAGTTCAAGATCATGGGGTCGGCCCCACAAGACGTCGTCTACGGCCTCTACCAGTGCCGGGCCGACCTCGCCATGCCGGACTGCGCCACCTGCGTGGCGCAGGCCGTGTCCCACCTCGGCCCCCTCTGCCCCCAGGCCTGCGGCGCAGCTGTCCAGCTCGACGGCTGCTTCGCCAAGTACGACAACGTCTCGTTCCTCGGGGCCGAGGACAAGGCCGTCGTCGCGAAGAAGTGCGGCCCGTCTGACGGCTTCGATGCTGATCAGATGGCCCGCAGAGATGCCATGCTGGACGGTTTGAGCCGGGCTGGCGGGCCGTTCCGGGTTGGCGGGTCCGCGGATGTACAGGGAGTGGCGCAGTGTGTCGGCGACTTGAGCAATGGGCAGTGCCAGGACTGCCTCACGGAGGCCTTGCGGCAGCTCAAGGCGGAGTGCGGCGGCGCTGTTTTTGGTGATATGTTTTTGGGAAAATGTTATGCGAGATATTCCACTAATGGGGCCCACGCTTATAATACCCAACCAAATCATG ATCATTCGATTGCACATAGTGACTCGGAGAAGACATTTGCTATAGTTCTTGGATTATTAGCCGGGGTTGCATTGCTCATCATCTTCCTCACTTTTCTAAGAAGGATTTCCAATCGAAACG gtaaataa